The Xiphophorus couchianus chromosome 5, X_couchianus-1.0, whole genome shotgun sequence genome includes a region encoding these proteins:
- the LOC114144868 gene encoding uncharacterized protein LOC114144868, protein MFYTGQQKAGFCTISESKRQDAAAIWTYMDQILTDIHIRYPAINTIHFWSDGPSKQYKNKKNFFLLCVVPQRLGFEKATWNFFPTSHGKGAPDGIGATVKRCADSIVLRGQDIIDGKLFFDKVSNSLSGVKLQFVTNEDFQSYDSLLLQTLKSIPGTRNIHQVLAQGNVIHCRFLSCFCGEPQICKCFSPTIHSFGNTTQDPDVHESSTTAKVQNPLEMLMEEMEKEPSKTPKGTTTLIDPCDVQSEDWLVVMYDGKWWLAKALQIDKEHEDVQVEFFHPHGPTLSFKQKQGRRDICFVPFSDVLVRLRKPSSPVRTSSTRGVYRISPAVMDFIEGEYVTRLLPGD, encoded by the coding sequence ATGTTCTACACTGGGCAACAAAAAGCAGGATTCTGCACAATCTCGGAGTCAAAGCGTCAGGATGCTGCAGCCATATGGACCTATATGGATCAAATCCTCACAGATATTCACATCAGATATCCGGCTATAAACACTATCCACTTTTGGTCTGATGGTCCAagcaaacaatataaaaataagaagaacttctttctcctctgtgttgTCCCGCAACGTCTGGGATTTGAGAAAGCTACATGGAATTTCTTCCCAACATCACATGGCAAAGGCGCTCCAGATGGCATTGGGGCGACGGTGAAGAGATGTGCTGACAGTATTGTGCTGAGAGGTCAGGATATCATAGATGGCAAATTATTCTTTGACAAGGTGTCCAACAGCTTAAGTGGTGTCAAGCTGCAATTTGTGACAAATGAAGATTTTCAGTCTTATGACTCTCTCCTCCTGCAAACCCTGAAATCAATTCCAGGAACAAGAAACATTCACCAAGTGCTAGCTCAGGGGAATGTCATCCATTGTAGGttcctttcatgtttttgcGGAGAGCCACAGATTTGCAAGTGCTTCAGTCCCACCATTCACTCTTTTGGCAACACAACACAGGACCCAGATGTCCATGAAAGTTCAACCACTGCTAAAGTTCAAAATCCTCTGGAAATGCTGATGGAGGAAATGGAGAAGGAGCCGAGCAAGACACCTAAAGGAACAACAACCCTGATAGATCCTTGTGATGTCCAAAGTGAAGACTGGCTTGTTGTGATGTATGATGGAAAATGGTGGCTGGCTAAAGCCTTACAAATTGACAAAGAGCACGAAGATGTACAAGTGGAATTTTTTCATCCTCATGGACCAACTCTTAGCTTCAAGCAAAAACAAGGTCGTCGGGATATCTGCTTTGTGCCATTTTCGGATGTCCTAGTTAGGCTGAGAAAACCATCCTCACCAGTCCGCACAAGCAGCACCAGGGGTGTATACCGCATTTCACCAGCTGttatggattttattgaagGAGAATATGTGACACGTCTATTGCCTGGGGATTaa